In one Melaminivora jejuensis genomic region, the following are encoded:
- a CDS encoding helix-turn-helix transcriptional regulator, producing the protein MYQERRLLRLRSVLEMTGLGRSSLYKMIKEQKFPRPVQIGARSVAWDSTAVATWMQERISGKL; encoded by the coding sequence ATGTACCAAGAGCGTCGTCTGCTGCGCTTGAGGTCGGTTTTGGAGATGACAGGCTTGGGGCGCAGCAGTCTCTATAAGATGATCAAGGAGCAAAAATTTCCGCGCCCGGTGCAAATTGGCGCACGATCAGTCGCTTGGGACAGCACCGCAGTGGCAACTTGGATGCAAGAACGCATCAGTGGAAAATTGTGA
- a CDS encoding helicase-related protein, translating into MTVFTALDRIGCQTPAEALLVLPKDYVDKTHMYRCINAHLPTNRLIMFCAVARSWRGLNSQGQVTYSPYPRCIDLMLDFEDTKGFRVRFFGLTPDAAKMLVDMPLEFQASIKDYTDGQRFLQNAQLAALSGKIEPQYAGVQGSVSGTKIEAAVRAALAMPDALDAAAQILMDNPTIARLLHQHSITARQLIVDLHRPSSFERADTALRLARHCVVQEVRALALQGSDASRSEVVPAFYNLDEDLRALVQAQPETLSHDQRHALNGIRKLVNAQRGVRILLNGDVGTGKTLVFLLALAAICQASLRRVAVVVPSDLVARQIHAQAVRRFPHLEPDLVIAGTTPSPHARMLIGTQALFTHAGELDLEALVVDEQHKFSVQQRTVLSQGHTHIIEASATPIPRSLALALFDGWQQIRLTNSPVSKTIRSSIASNAERSKVNQLIRTHMSNGRKIIFLYPKVSGQGASVKAAGERLGQHFKNKVAVLHGQMASEAKTQALQAFASGDKPIVVASTAVEVGVDVPDIGLMVVSGADRFGVAQLHQLRGRLARNGGSADFVMVLDKQPSRLTQERLQAVCDHPDGFSLAERDMEIRGFGDVLGEFQTGKSLGTFKLPRLEVQDFIQSKRHF; encoded by the coding sequence ATGACTGTTTTTACTGCTCTCGATCGCATTGGTTGCCAGACGCCCGCAGAGGCACTGCTGGTACTACCCAAGGATTATGTCGACAAAACCCACATGTACCGATGCATCAACGCACATCTACCGACCAATCGCCTCATCATGTTCTGCGCTGTTGCTCGCTCTTGGAGAGGTCTCAACAGCCAAGGTCAAGTGACCTACAGCCCATACCCACGCTGCATTGACCTGATGCTGGATTTTGAAGATACCAAAGGTTTTCGGGTGCGCTTCTTCGGCCTGACTCCTGATGCAGCCAAGATGCTTGTCGATATGCCGCTGGAGTTTCAGGCCAGTATCAAAGACTACACCGATGGTCAGCGATTTTTACAAAACGCTCAACTTGCTGCATTGAGCGGCAAGATCGAGCCACAGTACGCCGGCGTGCAAGGTTCTGTCTCGGGCACCAAGATTGAGGCCGCAGTACGGGCTGCGCTGGCGATGCCTGACGCTCTGGATGCAGCAGCGCAGATCCTCATGGACAACCCGACCATCGCCCGCTTGCTGCATCAGCACAGCATCACCGCCCGACAACTTATTGTGGATTTGCACCGGCCCAGCTCGTTTGAGCGTGCCGACACCGCCCTGCGGCTGGCCCGTCACTGCGTCGTCCAAGAGGTACGTGCGCTGGCGCTGCAAGGCAGTGATGCAAGCCGTAGCGAAGTCGTGCCAGCTTTCTACAACCTGGATGAGGACTTGCGCGCCCTGGTGCAGGCCCAGCCCGAGACCCTCAGCCATGACCAGCGCCATGCCCTCAACGGCATTCGTAAACTTGTCAACGCCCAACGCGGCGTGCGCATCCTGCTCAATGGCGACGTGGGCACCGGCAAAACGCTGGTGTTTCTGCTGGCGCTGGCCGCCATCTGTCAGGCCAGTCTCAGACGTGTTGCCGTCGTGGTGCCAAGCGATTTGGTAGCACGACAGATTCATGCCCAGGCCGTACGGCGCTTTCCTCACTTGGAGCCTGATCTGGTAATCGCTGGCACCACACCTTCACCCCACGCACGGATGCTCATTGGCACCCAAGCGCTGTTTACACATGCTGGCGAATTGGATCTGGAGGCTCTGGTAGTCGATGAACAGCACAAGTTCTCTGTGCAGCAGCGCACTGTGCTCTCCCAAGGCCACACCCATATTATCGAAGCCAGTGCAACGCCGATTCCTCGTTCTCTGGCACTTGCCCTCTTTGACGGCTGGCAGCAAATTCGCCTCACCAACAGCCCGGTGAGCAAAACCATTCGCTCGTCCATCGCCTCGAATGCCGAGCGCTCAAAGGTCAACCAGTTGATTCGCACACATATGAGCAATGGGCGCAAAATCATTTTCTTGTACCCCAAGGTCAGCGGTCAGGGCGCGTCCGTAAAGGCTGCCGGTGAGCGACTGGGACAGCACTTCAAGAACAAGGTGGCCGTGCTGCACGGGCAGATGGCAAGCGAAGCCAAGACTCAGGCGCTCCAGGCATTTGCCAGCGGCGATAAACCCATTGTGGTAGCCAGCACTGCGGTGGAAGTCGGCGTGGATGTGCCCGATATTGGGTTGATGGTGGTCTCTGGCGCTGACCGCTTCGGGGTCGCCCAACTGCACCAATTGCGCGGGCGGTTGGCCCGTAATGGCGGCAGCGCCGATTTCGTGATGGTGCTCGACAAGCAGCCTTCGCGCCTGACCCAGGAGCGGCTCCAAGCTGTGTGTGATCACCCAGACGGATTTTCGCTGGCCGAGCGGGACATGGAGATCCGAGGCTTCGGAGATGTGCTGGGTGAGTTTCAGACGGGCAAATCCCTGGGTACTTTCAAGCTTCCGCGTTTGGAGGTGCAGGACTTTATCCAGTCCAAGCGCCACTTCTAG
- a CDS encoding replication initiation protein, with the protein MEALISASRTNYLQQAMRFFKETAPARPFCSDDPRTQGQYQLRRCEALKRRHIQPNTPKLVTWLCFDIDRPGAAYDWYDRNLPPPTLTIENPHNGHAHLAYALTKPIPRSDISRIKPLQYMAAVSEGIRAQAGADLGYSGGLLKTPGHPAWHTASYAGTYSLDDLADWVTPVKLVDLRKKVKNSEYAGLGRNCLLFELLRTFAYAAWRHYRLAGFETFQSEVELRAIDLAAKSSPRTPLSTAETRAIARSVAKWVWRHFSASGFAAYQSAVGRRKGAAKRAAELERVLLMASEGYSQRRISAAVGVAQTTVSHWLRTHAQSTEQKPYQIYPVCAPQPL; encoded by the coding sequence ATGGAAGCATTGATTTCGGCAAGCCGTACCAATTATTTGCAGCAGGCTATGCGATTTTTTAAGGAAACAGCACCTGCACGCCCTTTTTGCAGCGATGATCCACGCACTCAGGGTCAATATCAATTGAGGCGATGCGAAGCATTAAAGCGCCGCCATATCCAACCCAACACGCCTAAACTTGTGACGTGGCTTTGTTTCGACATCGATCGACCCGGCGCTGCCTACGACTGGTACGATCGCAACTTGCCGCCACCCACGTTGACTATCGAGAACCCCCACAATGGTCACGCGCACTTGGCTTATGCCCTGACCAAACCGATCCCGCGATCCGATATATCGCGTATCAAGCCCTTGCAATACATGGCTGCCGTGTCCGAGGGAATTCGCGCACAGGCAGGCGCTGACCTGGGGTACTCTGGTGGACTATTGAAAACGCCAGGGCACCCTGCGTGGCACACCGCGTCCTATGCTGGAACCTACAGCTTGGACGATCTGGCAGACTGGGTAACGCCTGTCAAGCTTGTAGATCTACGTAAGAAGGTCAAAAACAGCGAATATGCGGGCCTGGGTCGCAATTGTCTGTTGTTCGAGCTGCTGCGTACCTTCGCTTACGCCGCTTGGCGTCACTACCGTCTCGCAGGGTTCGAGACGTTTCAATCTGAGGTAGAACTGAGGGCTATCGATTTGGCAGCCAAAAGCAGCCCACGCACGCCCTTGTCAACCGCTGAGACCCGCGCCATCGCTCGCAGCGTAGCCAAATGGGTGTGGCGTCATTTTTCCGCTTCGGGGTTCGCGGCTTACCAGTCGGCAGTGGGCAGGCGTAAGGGCGCAGCCAAACGTGCCGCCGAGCTAGAGCGTGTGCTCCTCATGGCGTCTGAAGGTTATTCGCAGCGTAGGATCAGTGCTGCTGTCGGTGTTGCCCAAACGACTGTCAGCCACTGGCTCCGAACCCACGCCCAATCGACTGAGCAAAAGCCATATCAGATATACCCTGTCTGCGCCCCCCAGCCTCTCTGA